A stretch of the Maridesulfovibrio bastinii DSM 16055 genome encodes the following:
- a CDS encoding ABC transporter substrate-binding protein, with product MTEHIKITYRNIVCNVIILLFSLLLSSCSEEPVLLGFSGTLSGRYSDLSVQGRNGAMLAVEDINSNGGINGRKLKLLAANDKNTEAETIKADQKLIDAGVDVIIGHMSSTLSFAAINKFKNTVYISPISSSDELQGIKDNFFRVIPSFSEGAKFLASYAYNKIGCRRLAVMMDKTNHDYTESYKNIFTREFIDSGGEVAGTVEYYLNPSSPIDWKGIVADLATLNPDSVIAITSSRDLAAFAQFCRLEKKDWTILSSMWGFTKELIQIGGKSVDGIYFSVNVERDCPDLKYKCFKKRYEERFGAEPNFAARFGYEAVFVFAEAYKKNGESSRSLEKVLPGMEFKVLDSEFKINEFGDVERAGHVVTIKGGQFEGIEGTSGEAR from the coding sequence ATGACTGAGCATATAAAAATCACATATCGAAATATTGTGTGCAACGTTATCATATTATTGTTTTCTCTTTTGCTTTCTTCATGCTCAGAAGAACCGGTTCTTCTGGGATTTTCCGGAACACTGAGCGGCAGGTATTCCGACCTGAGCGTTCAAGGAAGAAACGGAGCTATGCTTGCGGTAGAAGATATAAATTCAAATGGCGGAATAAACGGGCGCAAATTAAAGCTTCTTGCAGCTAATGATAAAAATACTGAAGCTGAAACTATAAAAGCAGATCAAAAACTTATTGATGCCGGTGTGGATGTTATTATCGGGCATATGAGCAGCACATTATCCTTTGCAGCGATCAATAAATTTAAGAATACAGTTTACATATCTCCCATCTCTTCCTCTGATGAACTTCAGGGAATCAAAGATAATTTTTTTAGAGTAATTCCGTCCTTCTCTGAGGGAGCAAAATTTTTAGCTTCATATGCCTATAATAAAATAGGATGCCGGCGACTTGCCGTCATGATGGATAAAACAAATCATGATTACACCGAGTCCTATAAAAATATTTTTACCAGAGAGTTTATTGATTCCGGGGGAGAAGTCGCCGGGACAGTAGAATATTATTTAAATCCTTCTTCACCGATTGATTGGAAAGGTATTGTAGCTGATCTTGCTACGTTAAATCCTGATTCAGTCATAGCAATAACATCCTCGCGTGATCTTGCTGCTTTTGCTCAGTTTTGCCGTCTTGAAAAAAAAGATTGGACTATCCTCAGCAGCATGTGGGGATTTACCAAGGAACTTATTCAGATAGGTGGTAAAAGCGTTGATGGAATTTATTTTTCCGTAAACGTAGAAAGGGACTGCCCGGATCTTAAATATAAATGTTTTAAAAAGAGATATGAGGAACGTTTTGGAGCTGAACCAAATTTTGCAGCAAGGTTCGGATATGAAGCCGTCTTTGTTTTTGCCGAAGCTTATAAAAAAAATGGAGAAAGTTCCCGTAGTCTTGAAAAAGTCCTTCCGGGTATGGAGTTCAAAGTTCTGGATAGTGAATTTAAAATCAACGAATTCGGTGATGTTGAGAGAGCAGGCCATGTCGTAACGATTAAAGGCGGACAATTTGAAGGTATAGAGGGTACCTCCGGGGAAGCCAGATGA
- a CDS encoding Na+/H+ antiporter NhaC family protein, whose product MRSTRGLLFFTAMFVLTAQTAFAADSSLGPANAARFGLMTLIPPVVAIVLAFATKNVILSLFLGVFSGAFMLEVKGFAVYDGIVDGFLRLSNEILHSLADPWNAGIILQCLAIGGLIALVSKMGGAKAIADALAKRARSPKSSQLVTWIMGLLIFFDDYANSLTVGPIMRPVTDRMSVSREKLAFIIDATAAPIAGIALISTWVAYEVGLIRDGLNGIGMDINAYGAFVETIPYRFYNILILVFILCTIGFMREFGPMLKAEKRARTTGKVIDDNANPMVADEATELEPSDDIKLSIWNAIIPIGSLIVAAFLGFYFNGYHSIMDGTNQAQITLFNNSPLSFEAIRLAFGASDASVVLFQAALISGMIAMAMAIGKKILKIDEAVSIWVQGIKSLNITAVILLLAWSLSGIIKELGTATYLVSVLSNSIPPFMLPSIIFVMGSIVSFATGTSYGTMGILMPLCIPLAFALDSSQSFVLLSIGSVLTGAIFGDHCSPISDTTILSSMGSACDHIDHTKTQLGYALPVAFISIVFGYIPAGLGLPMTIVLPLSIVAIIATVRFIGKKVPDPVSI is encoded by the coding sequence ATGCGATCCACTAGAGGCTTGTTATTTTTCACAGCAATGTTCGTGCTTACTGCTCAAACAGCCTTTGCTGCGGACTCAAGCCTGGGCCCCGCAAATGCAGCCAGATTCGGCTTGATGACACTGATACCACCGGTTGTTGCCATTGTGCTTGCTTTTGCAACCAAAAATGTAATCCTTTCACTGTTTCTGGGAGTTTTTTCAGGAGCATTCATGCTCGAAGTTAAAGGATTTGCTGTTTACGACGGTATTGTAGATGGATTTCTAAGGCTTTCAAATGAAATCCTGCACTCACTCGCCGATCCGTGGAATGCAGGTATTATCCTGCAGTGTCTGGCCATTGGAGGTTTGATCGCACTTGTTTCCAAAATGGGCGGCGCAAAAGCAATTGCTGATGCCTTGGCCAAACGTGCCCGCAGTCCTAAAAGCTCCCAGCTTGTCACCTGGATTATGGGCCTGCTCATCTTTTTTGACGACTATGCAAACTCCCTTACTGTCGGCCCGATTATGCGCCCTGTTACCGACAGAATGAGTGTTTCCAGAGAAAAACTTGCCTTCATCATTGATGCAACAGCAGCACCGATTGCCGGTATCGCCCTGATATCCACATGGGTAGCTTATGAGGTCGGCCTTATCAGGGACGGTTTAAACGGCATCGGTATGGACATAAATGCCTACGGAGCTTTCGTTGAGACAATCCCCTACCGCTTTTATAATATTCTGATACTCGTATTCATTCTTTGCACAATCGGGTTTATGCGTGAATTCGGGCCGATGCTCAAAGCTGAAAAAAGAGCCAGAACAACAGGCAAAGTAATTGATGATAATGCCAACCCGATGGTTGCGGATGAAGCAACTGAACTGGAACCCTCAGACGATATAAAACTTTCAATATGGAATGCAATTATTCCAATCGGCTCACTGATTGTAGCCGCTTTTCTGGGATTTTATTTCAATGGCTACCATTCCATAATGGATGGCACAAATCAGGCCCAGATCACTCTTTTCAATAATTCGCCGCTTTCATTTGAAGCAATCAGGCTTGCATTTGGTGCTTCCGACGCTTCTGTTGTTCTTTTTCAGGCTGCTCTTATTTCCGGCATGATCGCAATGGCCATGGCGATAGGTAAAAAAATCCTTAAAATAGACGAAGCCGTCTCTATCTGGGTGCAGGGTATCAAATCACTTAATATTACTGCTGTAATTCTTCTTCTGGCGTGGTCGCTTTCCGGAATAATTAAAGAACTCGGGACCGCAACTTACCTTGTAAGTGTCCTCTCAAATTCAATTCCACCGTTCATGCTGCCTTCGATCATTTTTGTAATGGGATCGATAGTCTCATTTGCGACAGGAACTTCATACGGAACAATGGGCATACTTATGCCGCTTTGCATCCCGCTTGCTTTTGCCCTCGACAGCTCACAATCTTTTGTCCTTCTGAGCATAGGATCAGTGCTGACCGGTGCTATTTTCGGCGACCACTGCTCTCCTATTTCAGACACGACAATCCTGTCATCAATGGGATCAGCCTGTGACCATATAGACCATACAAAAACACAGCTGGGATACGCTTTACCGGTTGCTTTCATTTCAATTGTATTCGGATACATTCCGGCAGGTCTGGGATTACCCATGACCATAGTACTCCCTCTGAGTATTGTTGCGATCATCGCAACAGTAAGGTTCATCGGTAAAAAAGTTCCTGATCCTGTAAGCATCTAG
- a CDS encoding aminobutyrate aminotransferase, with translation MGSFYRPQMPEGERHNSKVYYKNGTPAFNAYYKWSLNETGVKPHIFVGRLAAPLDWEPPADWTYSDETGFWYTPKEMTDAGYVQQDGEWLHKNEIKRREVERQNAELEAKISRIKATQGRMRDVYAKGRGRTILTSAGGVQGGADVIRSKLTEAKGVLK, from the coding sequence ATGGGATCATTTTACAGACCGCAGATGCCTGAAGGTGAGAGGCATAATTCAAAAGTATATTATAAAAATGGAACTCCGGCTTTTAATGCCTATTACAAGTGGAGCTTGAATGAAACCGGCGTAAAACCACATATTTTTGTGGGCCGGCTGGCAGCACCGTTAGACTGGGAACCTCCGGCAGACTGGACTTATTCGGATGAAACAGGGTTCTGGTACACTCCCAAAGAGATGACCGATGCTGGCTATGTTCAACAGGATGGAGAATGGCTTCATAAAAACGAAATAAAAAGAAGAGAGGTAGAAAGACAGAACGCTGAACTTGAAGCTAAAATATCCAGAATAAAGGCCACGCAGGGAAGGATGAGGGATGTTTATGCAAAGGGTAGAGGGCGCACCATTCTTACTTCTGCCGGAGGAGTTCAGGGCGGGGCTGATGTGATTCGCAGTAAACTCACTGAGGCAAAAGGAGTTCTTAAATGA
- a CDS encoding DUF169 domain-containing protein → MTYKEIQEMLMKELRLYHYPIAVKFFFKQEELDHFKETAEFYTPVKSMTFCQWEIAARMKGQTVLATIDDLGCGNARYSFGWKDLDEGEIKGHAKYTRDKDQAERFVKSKSQLPKGLLAVAVAPLGDIDGIFEPDTVHFYCDNMQAYHLAVDYMAGTDTHPLRPNVTMNSSSCGGNVWTYLEQEFNMCPACSGSYNAGKTERGEINVIIPGKKFHAVIDRLVERINEASSAITRPGDGFPGADVCKNCPLIIFKKEGKEK, encoded by the coding sequence ATGACCTACAAAGAAATTCAGGAAATGCTGATGAAGGAACTGCGTCTTTATCATTATCCTATTGCTGTGAAATTCTTTTTCAAGCAGGAAGAACTGGATCATTTTAAAGAGACTGCAGAATTCTACACCCCGGTAAAATCAATGACTTTCTGTCAGTGGGAAATCGCTGCACGCATGAAAGGCCAGACCGTTCTTGCCACCATCGACGATCTCGGCTGCGGCAACGCCCGCTACAGCTTCGGCTGGAAAGATCTTGATGAAGGCGAAATCAAAGGTCATGCAAAATATACCCGTGACAAAGATCAGGCTGAACGTTTTGTAAAATCCAAATCACAGCTTCCCAAAGGTCTTCTCGCAGTAGCTGTTGCACCTCTTGGTGATATTGACGGAATTTTTGAACCTGACACCGTGCACTTCTACTGTGACAACATGCAGGCTTACCACCTTGCAGTAGACTACATGGCCGGAACAGACACCCATCCTCTGCGCCCGAATGTAACAATGAACTCCTCCTCATGCGGCGGTAACGTCTGGACCTACCTTGAGCAGGAATTCAACATGTGCCCCGCATGCAGCGGAAGCTACAATGCAGGTAAAACAGAACGCGGCGAAATTAACGTAATCATCCCCGGTAAGAAATTCCATGCAGTAATAGACAGACTGGTAGAACGCATCAACGAAGCCAGCAGCGCAATTACCCGTCCCGGTGACGGATTCCCCGGAGCAGACGTCTGCAAGAACTGCCCGCTGATTATATTCAAGAAAGAAGGTAAAGAGAAATAG
- a CDS encoding holin family protein, translating to MFESILDIGSTIIDKIWPDAGEREKARLRLMELHNKGELAEIENRVKVIAAEMNGNWLQRSWRPILMLTIIAIVANNYLFYPYISLFWTDAPKLELPERLWSLMQLGLGGYVFGRSAEKVAAKWGKNVK from the coding sequence ATGTTTGAATCAATACTGGATATCGGATCGACCATTATTGACAAAATCTGGCCTGATGCCGGGGAAAGGGAGAAGGCCAGACTTCGCTTGATGGAGCTTCACAATAAAGGCGAGCTGGCTGAAATAGAAAACAGGGTAAAAGTCATTGCGGCTGAAATGAACGGCAACTGGCTCCAAAGGTCCTGGCGTCCTATTTTAATGCTCACAATTATAGCAATAGTAGCTAATAATTATCTTTTTTATCCTTACATCAGTTTGTTCTGGACTGATGCACCGAAGCTTGAACTGCCAGAAAGACTCTGGTCGCTTATGCAGCTGGGACTTGGCGGATATGTATTCGGAAGAAGTGCCGAGAAGGTCGCAGCCAAATGGGGGAAGAATGTCAAATGA
- a CDS encoding portal protein — protein MSDNSRYISRHEKLKDERRSWEAHWKEISEFVLPRKGIFDRERVNDGSPRGNRIVDSTATRALRVLAAGMQGGLTSPARPWFRLSLGDNDCADRKDVRNWLGKVEKAMYRALARSNFYSCIHSLYTELAGFGTGVLYCEPDNERGVRFRCLTVGEYSISTDMQGRVDSVYREFRMTARQLESRFGRKVLPAGVVSCLESDRDRWFDVLHAVQPRNEFDSTRLDNINMPFESVFILQGMGNPVLSVSGFVENPYMAPRWDTSGGDVYGRSPAMDVLADVKMLMEMSRSQIQAVHLSLRPPMKVPSMYTRRLNLLPGGQNPVEQNLHDSISPLYQINADLNGVSAKIADVRDAVREGFFNDIFLMMAGMDRRDVTATEVAERHEEKLIQLGPVIERQHSELLDPLLDRVFGILNRAGCLPPAPAVIRGLDIKIDYISVLAQAQKIVGTGAIKDLAAFVGQLSAVNPEVLDKIDMDKAVDEYAGLIGVSSDLVRSDDEVRKFRESRYKEASQKEELENGFRAAEKGADIVGKFSKAGINFDDLQSIVSNSEQL, from the coding sequence ATGAGCGATAACAGCAGGTATATTTCAAGACATGAGAAGTTGAAAGATGAGCGCAGAAGCTGGGAAGCTCATTGGAAGGAAATTTCTGAATTTGTTCTGCCTCGTAAAGGAATTTTTGACAGGGAAAGAGTAAATGACGGCAGCCCGCGTGGTAACCGTATTGTTGATTCAACCGCGACCCGTGCACTCAGGGTTCTTGCAGCAGGAATGCAGGGAGGGCTGACTTCACCTGCAAGGCCATGGTTCAGATTAAGCCTCGGCGATAATGACTGCGCAGACCGTAAAGACGTGCGCAACTGGTTGGGAAAGGTTGAAAAAGCAATGTACAGGGCTTTGGCAAGGAGTAATTTTTATTCTTGTATCCATTCCTTATATACTGAGCTTGCAGGATTCGGAACCGGAGTTCTTTATTGTGAACCTGATAATGAAAGGGGGGTCCGGTTCAGATGTCTGACTGTCGGCGAATATTCTATATCCACTGATATGCAGGGCAGGGTTGATTCTGTGTACAGGGAATTCAGAATGACAGCCCGGCAGCTTGAGAGCAGGTTCGGCAGAAAGGTCTTGCCTGCCGGTGTTGTCAGCTGTCTTGAAAGCGATCGCGACCGCTGGTTTGATGTTCTCCATGCCGTACAGCCACGCAATGAATTTGATTCTACCAGACTGGATAACATCAATATGCCGTTTGAATCGGTCTTCATTTTACAGGGTATGGGGAACCCTGTGCTTTCGGTAAGTGGTTTTGTTGAAAATCCGTATATGGCTCCGCGTTGGGATACTTCCGGCGGTGATGTCTATGGAAGGTCCCCGGCTATGGATGTGCTTGCTGATGTCAAGATGCTCATGGAAATGAGTAGAAGTCAGATTCAGGCTGTGCATCTGTCACTGCGTCCACCGATGAAAGTTCCGTCCATGTATACCAGGAGGCTTAATCTGCTTCCGGGAGGGCAGAATCCTGTAGAACAGAATCTGCATGATTCTATTTCACCGCTTTATCAGATCAATGCTGATCTTAACGGGGTTTCAGCAAAAATAGCTGATGTGCGGGATGCTGTGCGGGAAGGTTTTTTCAATGATATTTTTCTGATGATGGCAGGTATGGACCGCAGGGATGTTACCGCTACGGAAGTGGCTGAAAGGCATGAAGAAAAGCTTATTCAACTTGGGCCGGTTATTGAGCGTCAGCACTCCGAACTTCTTGATCCGCTGTTGGACAGGGTCTTCGGTATTCTAAACAGGGCGGGGTGTCTGCCTCCGGCTCCGGCGGTGATACGAGGTCTGGATATTAAAATTGATTATATTTCGGTTCTGGCGCAGGCGCAGAAAATTGTTGGAACGGGTGCGATAAAAGATCTTGCTGCTTTTGTGGGGCAGCTTTCAGCTGTTAATCCGGAAGTTCTGGATAAAATAGATATGGATAAAGCAGTTGATGAATATGCGGGGCTTATTGGTGTGTCTTCTGACCTTGTCCGTTCGGATGATGAGGTCCGTAAGTTCCGGGAATCCCGGTATAAAGAAGCAAGTCAGAAGGAGGAACTTGAAAATGGATTCAGAGCAGCGGAGAAAGGTGCTGATATTGTTGGTAAGTTTTCAAAGGCTGGGATAAATTTTGATGATTTGCAGTCAATTGTCAGTAATTCTGAGCAATTATAG
- a CDS encoding Com family DNA-binding transcriptional regulator: protein MREFRCPVCRRLLFKGEIVRVQVKCPKCKKLVLLVPPCSSETFKEFKNT from the coding sequence ATGAGGGAGTTCAGATGTCCTGTATGCAGGCGGCTTCTGTTTAAAGGTGAAATTGTCAGGGTTCAGGTTAAGTGCCCGAAGTGTAAGAAACTTGTCCTGCTGGTTCCGCCATGCTCATCTGAAACTTTTAAGGAGTTTAAAAATACATGA
- a CDS encoding sensor histidine kinase: protein MSKKSLVAIFHIKLVQWILIPGILVTLGTVCIIGVNHKNSIQNEIEQLSKSLSQNVDFYINGAEEILKVVAVLPEDIDQEKFHSVFNKLHEEFNQFERIILLDKKGNIVASAPECLTTADFPIHFDRQAHGKHVLSSPAISPHSGTMVVYLSIPVKNGGHIVAELNLDYLQDFIYSFVSKDRVVILTDSYGNLIVHPDKELVATQTNIGDMKILRDIEKSRYAKFYKSDGKLFFGYSAKIPNTGWKLLVACPGTLIFKPAISLGMATGFLIICFFVLLTIGLKREFRARIIAPIMSYVNRLSAVADGIYPASNTNDAGFKELEYMGNVFDSMSQKVMEREHDLKVSRAYFQNVIDSMPSALMRIDEQMLVCQYNKKASEIFKGKIEGNSQVKVAHLFSEEQTIIDAVREAREFNIPRIMERKSFGDDMLSLYDITVYPLQGADIDGVVIRMDDVTARSRMEEMMVQTEKMMSVGGLAAGMAHEINNPLGGILQGAQNLERRFSSDIKANIRAAKVSGCTMENLQSYLKERRIPGIIDGIKEAGMRASSIVSNMLEFSKPGRDVTGTVNLADIINNSLELATKDYDLKKKYDFLHVKIVREFDPDLPQIICSRTEIEQVLFNLFKNAAQAMSEHGYQGDDPTIYVRTRKMKTGVAVEVEDNGPGISQEARRRVFEPFYTTKSTESGTGLGLSVSYFIITQNHGGTFIVDSKKGVGAKFTFTLPIKNS, encoded by the coding sequence ATGAGCAAAAAATCTTTAGTTGCTATTTTTCATATTAAGCTTGTTCAATGGATTCTTATTCCTGGAATTCTGGTCACTCTGGGAACGGTCTGTATAATAGGGGTAAATCATAAGAATTCGATTCAAAATGAAATTGAACAGCTTTCAAAATCTCTTTCCCAGAATGTCGATTTTTATATTAACGGAGCTGAGGAAATACTTAAAGTTGTGGCTGTATTGCCTGAAGATATTGATCAGGAGAAATTTCATTCGGTTTTCAATAAGCTTCATGAAGAATTTAATCAGTTTGAAAGGATTATTCTGCTTGATAAAAAGGGAAACATTGTAGCTTCGGCTCCTGAATGTCTGACGACTGCTGATTTTCCCATTCATTTTGACAGGCAGGCTCACGGAAAGCATGTTTTAAGTTCTCCTGCAATCTCTCCACATTCCGGAACAATGGTTGTTTATCTTAGTATTCCCGTTAAAAATGGAGGACATATTGTTGCCGAGCTTAATCTGGATTATCTGCAGGACTTTATCTACAGCTTTGTTTCCAAAGACCGTGTGGTTATTTTAACTGATTCTTACGGCAATCTTATTGTTCACCCGGATAAGGAACTTGTAGCTACACAGACCAATATCGGGGATATGAAAATTTTAAGGGATATTGAAAAATCCAGATACGCAAAATTTTATAAATCCGATGGAAAATTGTTTTTCGGGTATTCTGCTAAAATCCCGAATACCGGTTGGAAGCTGCTGGTGGCATGTCCCGGAACGCTTATTTTCAAGCCTGCAATCTCTTTGGGTATGGCCACCGGATTCCTTATAATATGCTTTTTTGTCTTACTGACCATTGGTTTGAAAAGAGAATTCCGTGCAAGAATTATTGCGCCGATTATGAGTTATGTTAACCGGCTTTCTGCCGTGGCTGACGGAATTTATCCGGCATCAAATACAAATGATGCCGGTTTCAAAGAACTTGAATACATGGGCAATGTTTTTGATTCAATGTCTCAAAAAGTAATGGAGCGAGAGCACGACTTAAAAGTTTCCCGCGCATATTTTCAGAATGTAATAGACTCCATGCCGTCTGCCCTGATGCGTATTGATGAACAAATGCTGGTTTGTCAGTATAACAAAAAAGCTTCGGAAATATTTAAAGGAAAAATAGAGGGAAATTCGCAGGTAAAAGTTGCACACCTGTTTTCAGAGGAACAGACTATAATTGATGCTGTGCGTGAAGCTCGGGAGTTTAATATTCCGCGTATTATGGAGCGTAAAAGTTTTGGCGATGATATGCTCAGTCTTTACGATATAACAGTTTATCCTTTGCAGGGTGCCGATATTGACGGAGTCGTCATTAGAATGGATGACGTTACCGCAAGATCAAGAATGGAAGAGATGATGGTGCAGACCGAGAAGATGATGTCTGTTGGAGGTCTTGCAGCAGGAATGGCTCATGAAATTAATAATCCTCTTGGTGGGATATTACAGGGCGCACAGAATCTGGAGAGGCGGTTCAGCTCGGATATAAAGGCAAATATCAGAGCTGCCAAAGTTTCAGGATGCACAATGGAAAATCTCCAGAGCTATCTTAAAGAACGCAGGATTCCGGGCATTATTGATGGCATTAAGGAAGCCGGGATGCGCGCTTCAAGCATTGTTTCCAATATGCTTGAGTTCAGCAAGCCGGGGCGTGATGTCACCGGAACGGTCAATCTTGCAGATATAATAAATAATTCTCTGGAACTGGCCACCAAAGATTATGATCTGAAAAAGAAATATGATTTTCTGCATGTTAAGATTGTCAGGGAATTCGATCCTGATCTTCCGCAGATTATCTGTTCAAGAACAGAAATAGAACAGGTTCTTTTCAACCTGTTTAAGAATGCTGCTCAGGCTATGTCTGAACATGGTTATCAGGGAGACGATCCGACTATTTATGTGCGGACAAGAAAGATGAAAACCGGAGTTGCCGTGGAAGTCGAGGATAATGGTCCGGGTATTTCACAGGAAGCCCGGCGCAGAGTTTTTGAACCATTTTATACCACCAAGTCTACAGAAAGCGGGACAGGGCTGGGGCTTTCTGTCTCCTACTTTATTATAACACAAAATCATGGTGGTACATTTATTGTTGATTCAAAAAAAGGTGTAGGGGCTAAATTTACTTTTACTTTGCCCATAAAAAATAGTTAA
- a CDS encoding N-acyl homoserine lactonase family protein has product MGKFKIHPIVMGSKRFDKGMMTYQHDYGQPYIIPIYCWYIEGGDKNILVDTGEMQPVISEDREKDLGGKIYTFEEGLEKYNLKPEDIDIVIHTHLHNDHCENDYKCENAKFYIHKKELEHIRNPHPLDYRYLEDYIDEISERDQIIVIEDDQEIVPGIKVVNTPVHTEGGMTVLIDTDGGTAAITGFCVIRENFEPPVQIKAMEMEVIPPGTVVNTYQAYDWMIKVRDMADIIIPLHEPEFASLDTVPQT; this is encoded by the coding sequence ATGGGTAAATTTAAAATCCATCCCATAGTCATGGGCAGCAAACGTTTCGATAAAGGTATGATGACTTATCAGCATGATTACGGGCAGCCCTACATAATTCCTATTTATTGCTGGTATATTGAGGGTGGTGACAAGAATATTCTGGTCGATACCGGAGAAATGCAGCCTGTTATCTCAGAAGACCGGGAGAAAGATCTCGGTGGAAAGATATATACTTTTGAAGAAGGTCTTGAAAAATATAATCTTAAACCTGAAGACATTGATATAGTTATCCATACGCATCTTCATAATGATCATTGTGAAAATGACTACAAGTGCGAGAATGCTAAGTTTTACATTCATAAAAAAGAACTTGAGCACATCCGGAATCCACATCCGTTGGATTATCGCTATCTGGAAGATTATATTGATGAAATATCTGAACGGGATCAGATAATTGTTATTGAAGATGATCAGGAAATCGTACCCGGAATAAAAGTGGTTAACACACCTGTGCATACCGAAGGCGGAATGACGGTTCTTATTGATACTGATGGTGGCACAGCCGCGATTACCGGATTTTGTGTTATAAGGGAAAATTTTGAACCGCCGGTACAGATAAAAGCCATGGAAATGGAAGTCATCCCCCCGGGAACAGTGGTAAACACTTATCAGGCTTATGACTGGATGATTAAAGTGAGGGATATGGCTGATATTATTATTCCTTTGCATGAACCGGAGTTTGCCTCTCTGGACACTGTGCCTCAAACCTGA
- a CDS encoding sulfite exporter TauE/SafE family protein — MFKTRKSFFILAVAALAVAAFIQPALADRLAEAIKTVPTGTEPGQINPELATGFLGINGAPSVNLIVGFVWAIWVGWIFSTVGAFGGIMAGVGHITIYGFGNYASTFKKTSPIMNKLVTDSIRVSNQWLVGTSSAMSSFNYYKMGRLVLPLGLSLAVGSIAGSYLVPWLTAGKISLKSYIGFFGLFVLFLGCYLFYQTTPRAQKGKNKAKEAAKAFEATIKKEKEGTHVDTSSLGVKVKSFAITKCVFTFYGVEFSFNPLIPVCGGFVIAALASFLGVGGGFLLVPFLTSIAGLPMYLVAGTSALAVLVGMTTSIFTYMVVKDTPVFWPLIGVELVGVLVGSFIGPRTSKYIPDVWLKRLFVVLAFYVGIRYASKGFLGISLLPPF; from the coding sequence ATGTTCAAAACCCGCAAAAGCTTTTTTATCCTTGCCGTAGCGGCACTTGCGGTTGCAGCATTCATCCAGCCTGCTCTGGCTGACAGACTTGCTGAAGCAATCAAAACTGTTCCAACCGGAACCGAACCCGGCCAGATCAACCCTGAACTGGCAACAGGTTTCCTTGGAATCAACGGCGCTCCATCCGTTAACCTTATCGTTGGTTTCGTATGGGCAATCTGGGTAGGCTGGATCTTCTCCACTGTCGGTGCATTCGGCGGTATCATGGCAGGTGTAGGCCACATCACCATCTACGGTTTCGGTAACTACGCATCCACATTCAAGAAGACTTCCCCTATCATGAACAAGCTGGTTACAGACTCCATCCGTGTGTCCAACCAGTGGCTTGTAGGTACATCTTCCGCAATGTCATCTTTCAACTACTACAAGATGGGCCGTCTGGTTCTTCCTCTCGGACTTTCTCTTGCTGTTGGATCAATTGCCGGTTCATACCTCGTTCCCTGGCTCACAGCTGGTAAAATTTCCCTTAAATCCTACATAGGATTTTTCGGTCTCTTCGTTCTTTTCCTCGGATGTTACCTTTTCTACCAGACCACACCTCGTGCTCAGAAAGGTAAAAACAAGGCAAAAGAAGCCGCCAAGGCTTTCGAGGCTACTATCAAGAAGGAAAAAGAAGGTACCCACGTTGATACTTCTTCCCTCGGAGTAAAAGTCAAAAGCTTTGCTATCACTAAATGTGTGTTCACCTTCTATGGCGTTGAATTTTCCTTCAACCCTCTGATCCCGGTTTGCGGTGGTTTCGTAATCGCTGCTCTGGCATCTTTCCTCGGAGTCGGTGGCGGCTTCCTGCTTGTTCCTTTCCTTACAAGCATCGCCGGTCTGCCTATGTACCTTGTTGCAGGAACATCCGCTCTGGCTGTTCTCGTTGGTATGACCACCTCTATCTTCACCTACATGGTTGTTAAGGATACCCCTGTATTCTGGCCCCTGATCGGTGTTGAGCTTGTTGGTGTTCTGGTAGGTTCCTTCATCGGACCCCGTACTTCAAAGTACATCCCGGACGTATGGCTCAAAAGACTCTTTGTAGTTCTCGCATTCTATGTAGGTATCCGCTACGCATCCAAGGGATTCCTCGGAATAAGCCTGCTTCCTCCGTTCTAA